A window from Chiroxiphia lanceolata isolate bChiLan1 chromosome 3, bChiLan1.pri, whole genome shotgun sequence encodes these proteins:
- the NPAS4 gene encoding neuronal PAS domain-containing protein 4 → MTIFCSHCHQPLQAEMSCLPRRGKQAPRASRPFRSTKSASKARRDQINAELQALRSLLPISMREKERLSYLHTMALVCLRLRGAQLFPPGSALPAEPALGTELLSLLPGFLLVLSASGKLVYISENVAQVLGLSVVELLAQGDTVFDILDGQACEDVYKKLLLAQAEPGREVTFVSEMCTSKAFRLKHGGNRVVTVCGRFVALSWPPSPSTTAFLALCSPVMQSPADGEAGSQDDIFQSTHILDMTFIDVTESVTYHLGYRREELVGQSWYSLLHPEDADLAAAQHRAVALGAGAGPASGTAVLRVLRRDRAWAWLRVWARRDGGGRCISCTCTCLREEEAAHLRSRQPRAAAPPAGPELSRLAAQLRALADRLSPTASAPPAPRPPPLPEEGDADASDCLGNSLLNPPQFLPSPFNWGAVRKLDATFQVCPHRSQVYRDTDIPWCADCISPNAGHCV, encoded by the exons ATGACCATcttctgcagccactgccaccAGCCCCTGCAGGCAGAGATGAGCTGCCTGCCCAGGAGGGGCAAGCAGGCGCCCAGGGCCTCAAGGCCATTCAG GTCAACCAAGAGTGCCTCCAAGGCTCGCAGGGACCAGATCaatgcagagctgcaggcatTGCGTTCTCTGCTGCCCATTTCCATGCGGGAGAAGGAGCGGCTCTCCTACCTCCACACCATGGCCCTGGTGTGCCTCCGGCTGCGGGGGGCTCAGCTGTTCCCTCCAG gctcagctcttcctgcagaaCCGGCCCTCGGCACAGAGCTACTCTCCCTGCTCCCGGGGTTTCTGCTTGTGCTGTCGGCCAGTGGAAAGCTGGTCTACATCTCGGAGAACGTGGCTCAGGTCCTGGGCCTTTCCGTG GTGGAGCTGCTCGCCCAGGGGGACACGGTCTTTGACATCCTGGATGGGCAAGCATGTGAGGATGTGTACAAGAAGCTCCTCCTCGCCCAGGCGGAGCCTGGCAGGG AAGTCACTTTTGTCAGTGAGATGTGCACGTCCAAGGCCTTCCGGCTGAAGCATGGAGGGAATCGGGTCGTGACAGTGTGTGGGCGCTTTGTGGCCCTGAGCTGGCCACCCTCCCCCTCCACCACAGCCTTCCTGGCTCTCTGCTCACCGGTCATGCAGTCGCCTGCAGATGGCGAAGCTGGTTCCCAGGATGACATATTCCAGAGCACGCACATCCTAGACATGACATTTATTGATGTCACGGAGAG TGTCACCTACCACCTTGGCTACCGCAGGGAGGAGCTAGTCGGTCAGTCCTGGTACAGCCTCCTGCACCCTGAGGATGCTGATCTGgcagctgcccagcacagggccGTGG CGCTCGGGGCCGGCGCCGGGCCCGCCTCGGGGACCGCGGTGCTGCGGGTGCTGCGCCGGGACCGCGCCTGGGCCTGGCTGCGAGTGTGGGCGAGGCGGGACGGCGGGGGCCGCTGCATCTCCTGCACCTGCACCTGCCTCAG ggaggaggaggcggccCACCTGCGCTCCCGgcagccccgcgccgccgccccgccggcgGGCCCGGAGCTCAGCCGTCTCGCCGCGCAGCTCCGCGCCCTCGCCGACCGCCTCTCGCCGACCGCCTCTGCCCCGCCCGCGCCAAGACCCCCGCCCCTTCCCGAGGAAGGCGATGCCGATGCCTCTGACTGTCTTGGGAACTCTCTACTGAAccctccccagttcctcccctctccttttaaCTGGGGAGCGGTGAGAAAATTGGATGCAACGTTCCAAGTGTGCCCTCACAGGTCTCAAGTCTACAGAGACACTGACATCCCTTGGTGTGCTGACTGTATCTCTCCTAATGCAGGCCACTGTGTGTAA